A part of Neosynechococcus sphagnicola sy1 genomic DNA contains:
- the rpmF gene encoding 50S ribosomal protein L32 — MAVPKKKTSQSKRDKRRATWKRKAVLEAQKAISLGKSILTGRGNFVYPPNEEADDEP, encoded by the coding sequence ATGGCTGTTCCTAAGAAGAAAACGTCACAATCAAAGCGTGACAAGCGTCGGGCCACCTGGAAACGGAAAGCGGTTCTAGAAGCCCAAAAAGCAATTTCCCTCGGCAAATCCATCCTGACGGGACGGGGCAATTTTGTTTATCCCCCGAATGAAGAGGCAGACGACGAGCCATAA
- a CDS encoding sulfite oxidase-like oxidoreductase: MLGKFFQKPEADQSQRVPPGQHLASGFPVLTYGQTPEVTTTEWQLEIWGAAQSATFSWSDLMAMPQHNFTADFHCVTRWSKLDVQWTGVKVTDLMSHLSVDPKALYLMQHSYGDYTTNISLVDFLRQENFLAHTLFGQPLPKEHGGPVRLVVPHLYAWKSAKWLRGLEFLEQEDLGFWERNGYHRRGEPWGEERYSGNG, translated from the coding sequence ATGCTGGGTAAATTCTTCCAGAAACCAGAAGCTGATCAGAGTCAACGGGTGCCCCCTGGCCAACATCTTGCCAGTGGCTTTCCGGTTCTGACCTATGGGCAAACCCCTGAGGTTACAACCACAGAGTGGCAGTTAGAGATTTGGGGTGCTGCGCAGTCTGCAACTTTTTCCTGGTCAGACCTGATGGCGATGCCGCAGCACAACTTCACGGCGGATTTTCACTGTGTCACTCGCTGGTCAAAACTGGATGTGCAGTGGACAGGGGTGAAGGTGACTGATCTCATGAGCCATCTATCGGTCGATCCCAAGGCGCTGTATCTAATGCAGCATAGCTACGGCGACTACACTACCAATATTTCCTTGGTAGACTTTCTGCGTCAGGAGAACTTCTTGGCTCATACGCTGTTTGGTCAACCCTTACCAAAGGAGCACGGTGGGCCGGTTCGGCTGGTCGTTCCTCACCTCTATGCTTGGAAAAGTGCCAAGTGGCTGCGGGGGTTAGAGTTCCTGGAGCAAGAAGACTTGGGTTTCTGGGAACGGAATGGCTATCACCGTCGAGGCGAACCTTGGGGTGAAGAACGTTACAGTGGCAATGGCTGA
- a CDS encoding ABC transporter substrate-binding protein, with translation MISAAVSLLRRWLLVGFSLLLASGLSACNPDQLRTNATQVPELVAPTLGDPKTFNYPLNQESPNVFTYIYEGLITENGVTGEIEPALAESWKFSADKKQIVFTLREHLKWSDGQPLTAADVVFTYNSIFFNNQIPTDARDVLRIGTSRALPHVQQLDQRRIEFTVPEPFAPFLRSTGLPILPEHVLRPLVETVDSDGKPRLLSAWGTNTPPEQIICNGPFMIERYTTSQRVIFKRNPYYWRHDEQGQPLPYIERFVWQIVESTDTALLQFRSGSLDVLNISPLTFSLLKREEQRGKFTIYNGGPASGTTFISFNLNQGHRPNGQPLVDPIKSRWFNTLAFRQAIAYAIDRQTLINNIYRGLGELQNSPISVQSPYYLSPDQGLRVYNYDLEKAKNLLKKSGFRYSNQGQLLDVQGNRVRFTLLANTGSRTAEAICAQIKQDLAKIGIQVDLNFINFNVLVDKLSNSLEWECYFLGFTGGVEPNDGANIWSPEGGLHTFNQKPQAGQLPLVGRVVTDWEQEIGQLYIQGAQELDETKRKAIYAKTQKITQEYLPFIYLINPLTLAAVRNHVQGVQVSGLGGTLWNIQQLKIVADS, from the coding sequence ATGATTTCTGCTGCTGTGTCTCTGCTGCGTCGCTGGCTGCTGGTGGGGTTTAGCTTATTGCTGGCGAGTGGGTTGTCAGCCTGTAACCCCGATCAGTTGAGAACCAATGCCACTCAGGTACCTGAGTTGGTTGCCCCGACCTTGGGCGATCCCAAGACCTTTAATTACCCTCTAAATCAAGAGTCTCCCAACGTTTTCACCTACATTTATGAGGGATTGATTACAGAAAATGGGGTAACGGGAGAAATTGAACCAGCCCTGGCCGAGTCTTGGAAATTCTCAGCTGATAAAAAACAAATTGTCTTCACCCTACGAGAACATTTGAAGTGGTCTGACGGTCAACCATTGACGGCAGCAGATGTGGTGTTTACCTACAACAGTATCTTCTTCAACAACCAAATTCCCACCGATGCCAGGGATGTGCTGCGAATTGGTACCAGCCGCGCTTTACCGCATGTCCAACAACTGGATCAGCGGCGGATTGAATTTACAGTGCCGGAACCCTTTGCACCCTTTTTGCGCAGCACCGGGCTGCCGATTTTGCCCGAACACGTACTGCGTCCCCTGGTAGAAACCGTTGACTCGGATGGGAAGCCCCGGCTCTTGTCAGCGTGGGGAACCAACACACCTCCCGAACAAATTATCTGCAATGGTCCCTTCATGATCGAGCGTTATACCACCAGTCAAAGGGTGATTTTCAAGCGCAATCCTTACTACTGGCGTCACGATGAACAAGGCCAGCCATTGCCCTATATTGAGCGTTTTGTATGGCAAATTGTGGAGTCAACAGACACGGCATTGTTACAGTTTCGCTCTGGCAGTTTAGATGTGTTAAATATTTCCCCCTTAACATTTTCACTCCTGAAACGTGAGGAACAGCGGGGCAAGTTCACAATATATAATGGCGGCCCCGCTTCTGGCACCACCTTTATTTCCTTTAATCTCAACCAAGGACATCGCCCTAATGGCCAACCCTTGGTGGATCCGATTAAATCTCGCTGGTTCAACACCTTGGCATTTAGACAGGCCATTGCCTATGCTATTGATCGCCAGACCTTAATTAACAATATTTATCGAGGTTTGGGAGAGTTGCAAAATTCTCCAATCTCGGTTCAAAGCCCCTACTATCTATCTCCTGATCAAGGTCTGAGGGTTTACAATTACGATCTAGAAAAGGCAAAAAACCTGCTGAAAAAATCTGGTTTTCGCTATAGCAACCAAGGACAATTATTGGATGTTCAAGGCAACCGAGTTCGATTCACACTCCTAGCCAACACAGGCAGTAGAACCGCTGAAGCTATTTGTGCTCAGATCAAACAAGATCTTGCCAAGATCGGTATTCAGGTTGATTTAAATTTTATTAACTTCAATGTCCTCGTAGATAAGTTATCAAATTCTTTGGAATGGGAATGCTATTTCCTCGGCTTTACGGGGGGGGTAGAGCCCAATGATGGAGCCAATATTTGGTCACCCGAGGGAGGGTTACACACCTTTAATCAAAAACCACAAGCGGGTCAATTGCCTCTAGTCGGACGGGTCGTTACTGACTGGGAGCAGGAAATTGGTCAACTGTATATCCAGGGGGCACAGGAGTTAGATGAAACCAAACGAAAGGCAATCTATGCCAAGACCCAGAAAATTACCCAAGAATACTTACCGTTTATTTATCTCATTAACCCGCTAACCTTAGCAGCAGTTCGCAATCATGTTCAGGGGGTGCAGGTCTCTGGCTTGGGAGGTACTCTGTGGAATATTCAACAACTCAAAATTGTGGCCGATAGCTGA
- the grrP gene encoding extracellular substrate binding-like orphan protein GrrP, with the protein MPRRLAIAALGLMLAVALPGRALAESVLEKVARTGVLTAGTSTDAVPLAYIDDKGNFVGYSVDILEIVRSQLEKELGKPIKLELVGVTVADRIPKLVSEELDIVCEASSFTWEREKYVDFSVDYGITGTRLLVKKGSPLSTPQSLVGKRIGVIPQSVNAQVMKLVQPQATFVPVKDRAEGATALEQGKLDALASDGILLEGFRLTASNPDAFAVVPAKPYAIQGLACMLPENDSSFRDLVNYSLVSFMQGVETGDKQSTAIIDRWFGPEGIVTLNREMIDNFFRFVVDSYEQIPLTQK; encoded by the coding sequence ATGCCTAGAAGACTTGCGATCGCCGCTCTTGGCCTGATGCTAGCAGTTGCTCTGCCGGGTCGAGCCTTGGCAGAATCCGTTTTAGAAAAAGTGGCACGTACCGGAGTCCTGACGGCGGGTACCAGCACGGATGCCGTGCCCCTGGCTTACATTGATGACAAGGGCAATTTCGTCGGTTATTCCGTAGACATCCTAGAGATCGTGCGATCGCAACTCGAAAAAGAATTAGGTAAACCGATCAAGCTGGAACTGGTGGGGGTCACGGTTGCCGATCGCATCCCTAAACTTGTCAGCGAGGAACTGGATATTGTCTGTGAAGCCTCCAGTTTTACCTGGGAGCGGGAAAAATATGTTGATTTTTCAGTGGATTATGGCATTACTGGCACCCGGTTACTGGTGAAAAAGGGAAGTCCCCTGAGCACACCCCAGTCCTTAGTGGGCAAGCGCATTGGGGTGATTCCTCAATCAGTCAATGCCCAGGTGATGAAGCTGGTTCAACCCCAAGCAACCTTTGTCCCGGTGAAAGATCGAGCGGAAGGCGCTACGGCTCTTGAGCAAGGCAAACTGGATGCCCTCGCCTCGGATGGCATCTTGCTGGAAGGATTTCGGCTAACGGCGAGTAACCCCGATGCCTTTGCCGTGGTACCCGCAAAACCCTATGCCATTCAAGGGCTTGCCTGTATGTTGCCCGAAAATGATTCCTCCTTCCGGGATCTGGTGAACTATAGCCTGGTGAGCTTCATGCAAGGGGTAGAAACTGGCGACAAGCAATCGACGGCCATTATTGATCGCTGGTTTGGCCCCGAAGGCATAGTGACGCTGAATCGGGAAATGATCGATAATTTCTTTCGATTTGTGGTGGATTCCTACGAGCAAATCCCACTCACCCAGAAATAA